Proteins encoded in a region of the Streptomyces sp. NBC_00513 genome:
- a CDS encoding barstar family protein, whose protein sequence is MKYLLVQEDEDGVEQLWGRCAGVEGLFVDPVPPPREILTLRGCSPDDFLSEVLAEPGVSFRGLGDVGVEVWDDEQPVQWWTLVDAVVVAHQPHPGDPARYDIVLGAGVRNDESFFEVPATPRFELFAGTTVAAASAGRCSDVDGLFNPRADPAPVSMELIGCEATEPLLVGTQRPRRWTRGWADLLVLDRHGAVMASRSVGLAITGARPSVLGDGLEDITLTDGGADRPSSAARSIWAEWYQGPPEAPNMWAPYDSQGRAAWLDLTTRAWRVPAPRPDRSGGEYHLDGRFVTDVPGLHCAIAEALLGPGRYFGREWNAFKDCLCGGFGVAPPFTLTWHDSEVARRALADVVEDPEGQLSYFEEIVQLLERRGVTVVLR, encoded by the coding sequence GTGAAGTACCTCCTGGTGCAGGAGGACGAAGACGGCGTGGAACAGCTCTGGGGGAGGTGTGCGGGCGTCGAAGGGCTGTTCGTCGACCCGGTCCCGCCGCCACGGGAGATCCTCACCCTCCGCGGATGCAGCCCCGATGACTTCCTGAGCGAGGTCCTGGCCGAGCCCGGCGTCTCGTTTCGGGGTCTGGGCGACGTGGGCGTCGAGGTCTGGGACGACGAGCAGCCCGTGCAGTGGTGGACTCTCGTCGATGCGGTCGTGGTGGCCCATCAGCCCCACCCCGGCGACCCGGCACGGTACGACATTGTGCTCGGTGCCGGCGTCAGGAACGACGAGAGCTTCTTCGAAGTGCCTGCGACACCACGCTTCGAGCTTTTCGCGGGAACGACGGTCGCTGCTGCAAGTGCAGGCCGGTGCTCCGATGTGGACGGCCTGTTCAATCCGCGAGCGGACCCGGCCCCTGTCTCGATGGAGCTGATCGGCTGCGAGGCTACGGAACCACTGCTCGTAGGGACTCAGCGACCACGCCGGTGGACACGGGGCTGGGCCGATCTCCTGGTGCTGGATCGCCATGGCGCTGTGATGGCCTCGCGCTCCGTGGGCCTGGCCATCACCGGAGCGCGCCCGTCTGTGCTCGGCGATGGGCTGGAAGACATAACCCTCACCGATGGCGGCGCCGATCGACCATCGTCGGCGGCCCGCTCGATCTGGGCGGAGTGGTATCAGGGCCCGCCAGAAGCCCCCAACATGTGGGCGCCGTATGACTCGCAGGGCAGGGCCGCTTGGCTCGACCTCACCACCCGTGCCTGGCGGGTGCCCGCGCCTCGACCGGACCGCTCTGGCGGCGAGTACCATCTCGACGGCCGGTTCGTCACGGACGTCCCCGGGCTGCACTGCGCGATCGCCGAGGCCTTGCTCGGACCTGGCCGCTACTTCGGCCGGGAGTGGAACGCCTTCAAGGACTGCCTGTGCGGTGGATTCGGAGTGGCCCCGCCCTTCACCTTGACCTGGCATGACTCTGAAGTCGCACGCCGCGCACTGGCGGATGTTGTGGAGGATCCGGAGGGTCAACTCTCCTACTTCGAGGAGATCGTGCAACTCCTCGAACGGCGCGGCGTCACGGTCGTGCTCCGGTAG
- a CDS encoding IS5 family transposase (programmed frameshift) — protein MSADLVPDDLWERVAPLLPERPPRRHRYPGRRPVDDRAALRAIVYVLCKSVSWRDVPAERFGCSGVTAWRRLRDWTEAGVWPRLHEVLLAELRAAGLLDMDDVAIDASHVRALKRGAHTGPSPVDRARPGSKHHLIVDRHGTPLIVSLTSGNRHDVTQLMPLLDAIPRIRGLRGRPRHRPRRLFADRGYDFDKYRRLLRARGITPKIARRGTLHGSGLGKTRWVVERTFAWLHQFKRLRIRYEIRADLHLGLLQLACSIICLRRLRTSF, from the exons GTGTCTGCTGATCTCGTGCCTGATGACCTGTGGGAACGTGTGGCCCCGTTACTGCCGGAACGTCCACCTCGCCGGCACCGGTATCCGGGGCGTCGGCCGGTGGACGATCGTGCGGCGTTGAGGGCCATCGTTTACGTGCTGTGCAAGAGCGTGAGCTGGCGGGACGTTCCAGCCGAGCGGTTCGGCTGCAGTGGTGTGACGGCCTGGCGTCGGCTTCGGGACTGGACCGAGGCCGGAGTGTGGCCCCGCCTCCACGAAGTCCTCCTGGCCGAGCTCCGGGCGGCCGGGCTGCTGGACATGGATGACGTTGCGATCGACGCCTCGCACGTCAGAGCCCTCA AAAGGGGGGCTCACACCGGACCTTCGCCGGTCGACCGTGCCCGCCCCGGCAGCAAGCACCACCTCATCGTCGACCGCCACGGAACCCCACTCATCGTCTCCCTGACCAGTGGAAACCGTCACGACGTCACCCAGCTCATGCCCCTGCTGGACGCGATACCCCGCATCCGCGGGCTTCGAGGACGGCCACGTCACCGGCCCCGCCGGCTCTTCGCCGACCGCGGCTACGACTTCGACAAGTACCGGCGCCTGCTCAGAGCCCGCGGGATCACACCCAAGATCGCCCGACGCGGCACACTTCACGGATCCGGCCTGGGCAAGACCCGCTGGGTCGTCGAGCGAACCTTCGCCTGGCTGCACCAGTTCAAACGACTCCGCATCCGCTACGAGATACGAGCCGACCTCCACCTCGGCCTGCTCCAACTGGCCTGCAGCATCATCTGCTTACGCCGACTCCGAACCTCATTCTGA
- a CDS encoding tyrosine-type recombinase/integrase, with protein sequence MLWLKWTPGRGGNAPVVVPGPGAKPVRGEIRVNKVLTAVRMFLLYGVTNKLVPASVLEQIYEVGDTRDLPEAAQGESDGMRLRLRARHRVQEPETDIDRASDEEVVAMFLACRSARDRLTLLLLSRVGLRPGQVAGLYRSDCHLLIDSRPLGCDIEGAHVHIARRQNENGAWSKSKKTWAMPVDFLVVQAFDQYALERHEQLPSSDSDFLLINLFRPPYGKPVTTDAIGELCESLSRRAGLGRIITPRMCRHAMASNVADAGGSLDEVQALLGQKNPHSPRPYLHPSRARLRDAIERVPSPRLQFGGEGR encoded by the coding sequence ATGCTCTGGCTGAAGTGGACACCGGGCCGCGGCGGCAACGCTCCGGTCGTCGTGCCGGGGCCGGGGGCGAAGCCCGTTCGGGGCGAGATCCGGGTGAACAAGGTCCTGACCGCGGTGCGGATGTTCCTGCTCTACGGCGTCACGAACAAACTGGTGCCGGCCTCGGTGCTGGAGCAGATCTACGAGGTCGGTGACACCCGTGATCTGCCCGAGGCTGCCCAGGGCGAGAGCGACGGCATGCGGTTGCGGCTGCGCGCCCGGCACCGGGTCCAGGAGCCGGAGACGGACATCGACCGCGCCAGCGACGAGGAGGTCGTGGCGATGTTCCTGGCCTGCCGTTCCGCCCGCGACCGGCTGACGCTGCTGCTTCTCTCCCGCGTCGGCCTGCGGCCGGGACAGGTCGCGGGTCTGTACCGCAGCGACTGTCATCTGCTGATCGACTCCAGACCGCTGGGATGTGACATCGAGGGCGCCCACGTTCACATCGCCCGCCGACAGAACGAGAACGGCGCCTGGTCGAAGTCGAAGAAGACCTGGGCGATGCCGGTGGATTTCCTCGTGGTTCAGGCTTTCGATCAGTACGCGCTGGAACGCCATGAGCAACTGCCCTCCAGCGACAGCGACTTCCTCCTGATCAACCTCTTCCGGCCGCCCTACGGCAAGCCGGTCACGACGGACGCGATCGGCGAGCTCTGCGAGTCCTTGTCCCGCCGGGCCGGCCTGGGCCGGATAATCACGCCGCGGATGTGTCGCCACGCCATGGCCAGCAACGTCGCGGACGCCGGCGGCTCCCTGGACGAGGTCCAGGCCCTGCTCGGCCAGAAGAACCCGCACTCGCCCAGGCCCTATCTCCACCCGAGCCGCGCCCGGCTCCGGGACGCCATCGAGCGAGTCCCCTCTCCCCGCCTGCAGTTCGGGGGCGAGGGCCGATGA
- a CDS encoding DUF6262 family protein, whose translation MIEGKRADSARRRERVLKAIDAAAKNGGDITVSGLARAARVDRTFLYRHPDLLERVHAAANTPVEEGRTAAVSRTSLQTDLTNALERNKRFAARVRQLESRLSSQLGDAIWAESGLGAPVDIDHLQRRIALLEQEVAAKQGELDERTEELEAARAANRELTRALNHRP comes from the coding sequence ATGATCGAGGGCAAGCGCGCCGACTCGGCCCGCCGCCGCGAACGCGTCCTGAAAGCCATCGACGCCGCCGCCAAGAACGGTGGGGACATCACCGTCTCCGGCCTCGCCAGAGCCGCCCGGGTTGACCGCACCTTCCTCTATCGCCACCCCGACCTGCTCGAACGCGTCCATGCCGCCGCCAACACCCCTGTTGAGGAGGGCCGAACAGCAGCGGTCAGTCGGACTTCGCTGCAAACCGACCTCACAAACGCACTCGAACGCAATAAGCGTTTCGCGGCGCGGGTCCGGCAGCTGGAGAGCCGCCTGTCTTCCCAGCTCGGCGATGCCATCTGGGCCGAATCCGGTCTTGGCGCACCCGTCGACATCGACCACCTCCAGCGTCGCATCGCTCTCCTCGAGCAGGAGGTCGCCGCCAAGCAAGGCGAACTCGACGAGCGGACCGAGGAGCTGGAAGCTGCTCGAGCGGCCAATCGGGAGTTGACCCGGGCCCTGAACCACCGGCCTTGA
- a CDS encoding class I SAM-dependent methyltransferase, with protein MGYQDETRAAYDGVVELYASLFANRLETQPFSRSMIGTFAELVRENGNLRAADVGCGPGHLTAMLHDLGLDAFGLDLSPVMVDHARRAHPALRFDEAKMEALPVEDGSLGGLLAHYSMIHTPPGELPALIAEQVRVLAPGGLLLVSFFATDGSEPVRFDHKVTPAYSWPVDRFAELLAGAGLVPFARLVHDPASERGFLDAHLLARRP; from the coding sequence GTGGGATACCAGGACGAGACCAGGGCGGCCTATGACGGGGTCGTCGAGCTGTATGCATCGTTGTTTGCCAATCGGTTGGAGACGCAGCCGTTCTCGCGGAGCATGATCGGCACTTTCGCCGAACTGGTGCGTGAGAACGGGAACTTGCGGGCAGCTGACGTCGGGTGCGGGCCGGGACATCTGACGGCCATGCTGCACGACCTTGGACTGGACGCTTTCGGGCTCGACCTCTCCCCGGTCATGGTCGACCACGCCCGCCGGGCCCATCCGGCGCTGCGGTTCGATGAGGCGAAGATGGAGGCGCTGCCGGTCGAGGACGGCTCGCTCGGTGGCTTGCTGGCCCACTACTCGATGATTCATACCCCGCCCGGGGAACTGCCCGCGCTGATCGCCGAGCAGGTGCGTGTCCTGGCGCCAGGGGGCCTGCTCCTGGTCTCGTTCTTCGCGACTGACGGGTCGGAGCCGGTTCGCTTCGACCACAAGGTGACGCCCGCCTATAGCTGGCCGGTGGACCGGTTTGCCGAGCTGCTGGCGGGTGCCGGGCTCGTCCCGTTCGCTCGGCTGGTCCACGACCCGGCCTCCGAGCGAGGCTTCCTCGATGCCCACCTGCTGGCCCGCCGCCCCTAG